One window from the genome of Carcharodon carcharias isolate sCarCar2 chromosome 9, sCarCar2.pri, whole genome shotgun sequence encodes:
- the org gene encoding oogenesis-related: protein MLTGRHWVTGKKHRSGLARFVFAMAPYRLQMFGFLVTSLGQGEISDELRSSPNKPCGKGSTRKRDELAEEELCWVESLSGDLPDDDDSVAHPIYKPSKHTDSEEVSEQYKECDNTETDLEIEKTRDPGLMKLKETRCHEENENDALCINCKEHITS from the coding sequence ATGCTTACAGGAAGACACTGGGTCACTGGGAAGAAACACCGAAGCGGATTAGCTCGGTTTGTGTTTGCTATGGCTCCCTACAGACTTCAGATGTTTGGTTTCCTTGTGACCAGTTTAGGCCAAGGTGAAATTTCAGATGAATTAAGATCATCACCTAACAAACCATGTGGCAAAGGAAGCACGAGGAAACGAGATGAGCTAGCTGAAGAAGAACTCTGCTGGGTTGAATCTTTGTCCGGTGATCTACCTGACGACGATGATTCAGTGGCTCATCCCATTTATAAGCCTAGCAAACATACTGATTCTGAGGAAGTTAGTGAGCAAtataaggaatgtgataatactGAGACAGATCTGGAAATAGAAAAGACTAGAGATCCTGGCttaatgaagctgaaagaaaCTCGTTGCCATGAGGAGAATGAAAATGATGCACTTTGCATtaattgtaaagaacatatcacTTCATAG